AGGAAGCCCTGTACGGCTGGGGCGAGGAGATCGAGAGCAACGCCATCGAGGTGCACGTCCACAACCTGCGCCGCAAACTGTCCCGTGACCTGATCGAGACCGTCCGGGGAACCGGTTACCGTCTCAGTCCGAATGCACAGTAGCAGCGAGGCATCCCCGCCGGCGGTGCCCGGCTGGTCCCTGCGCCGCCGGCTGCTGGTGCTGACGGCGAGCGTCACCGCCATCGCCTGGCTGGTCGGCGGGACGGCGACGTTTTTCGTCTCGCGCCACATCAGCAATACCTTGTTCGACCATCGGCTGCGCGACATCGCGGAGGAATTGCTGACGTTCGCCGATCACGAGATCACCGAACTGCAGGAGGCCGGCGCGGGGATCGTCCATGTGGACGGCGCGCGGACGATCGGCGCACACTACCACTACCAGATCTGGTCGCCGGAGGGTCGGTTGCTGCTGGTGAGTGTGCACACGGGCCATGCGCCGTTTGCACCGCTCCATCGGCTGGGGTTCTCCACCGATCTGGTGCGGGGCGTCCGCAGCCGGATCATCGTGATTGTGTCCGACGACGGCAGCAAGATTCTCGAAATGGCCGAACCGCTATCGGCGCGTTCGGTGTATCTCGTTCCCGACCTGCCGCTGTTGCTGATCCCCTTGCTGTTTTCCCTGGCTGTGCCGCTCGGGTTCGGGGCCTGGATGGTCCGCGCCGCCACCGGCAGCCTGGACGAGTCGGCGCTGCAGTTGCGCCAGCGGTCTCCCGACGACCTGCGTCCGCTCCCGCTGGCCGGCCTGCCGCTCGAACTGACGCCCATCGTCGCGGCGATCAATTCGCTGTTCTCCCGGATCGAAAATGCGCTGGCGGTCGAACGCAGCTTCACCGCTGCCGCCGCCCACGAACTTCGCACCCCCCTGGCCAACATCAAGATCCAGGCACAAGTGGCTTCGCTGACGCGCGACGAGGCCAGCCGGCAGCGCATGCTCGCCCGATTGGCGTCATCGATCGACCATACGTCTCATATGGTCGACCAGTTGCTGACGATGTCCCGGATCGATGGGCTGATCGCGTTGCGCGCCCAGGCGGTGCGGTTGCAGCTCGATTCGGTGGCGGCGCACGTCATCGACGAACTGCGTTCCTCGGCCGACCGGCGGTCGCAGACGATCATCGAGGAATTCGACGCCGCCGACGTCGAGGCGACGGAATTCGGGGTCGCGGTGCTGGTGCGCAACCTGCTCGACAACGCCATCCGCTACACGCCGGTCTCGGGAGCCATCCGCGTCCGAACCGGCACGCGCGATGGACGCGGATTCCTGACCGTCGAAGACAGCGGTCCGGGCATCCCGGAGGCGCAGCGGCAGCAGGTGTTCGAGCGCTTCTTCCGTTTGCCCAATTCCGGCGCCGAAGGCTGCGGGATCGGCCTGTCCATCGTGCGCGCGGTGGCGGAAATGCACGGCGCCGAAATTGCGCTTGCGCAGTCCGTCCTGGGTGGATTGCAGGTTACTGTCGAGTTTCCGCCCGTCCCTGCGGTCGCGTCCGATGTCCCGGCCGCAACGGGCAACCCCGGCGATCTGCCGCATTCCTGAGTTTCGGGGAGGAGCCTATGCATGCGTTGCGCCGTCGTGTCCTGGTCTGCTCCGGCAGCGCGCCCTTGCGCGCCAGCCTGTGCGCTTGTCTTGCCTCGCAGCCGGACCTCGAAGTGGTCGGCTCCTGCGCCGGCAGCGACGAAATCCTGCGGCAGGCGGACGCGCAGGCGCCGGATGTGATCCTGGTCGATCTTTCTCCTCCGGGACGATGGCAGGCCGCAATCCTGCATCGCATCCGCAACGGCGTGCCGCAGGGTCGGATCCTCGCGACCACGAACTGCACGGCCGACGAGATGGTCCGCGCGGTCCTGCGCGCCGAATGGGACGGCTTCATCGCGGCACAGGATCCCCTCGACGACCTGCTGCGGGCTGTGCGAGACATCCCCCGCGGCCGAAAATTCGTCTCTTCGTCGCTGTCGGCTGCGTGGTCGGCGGACGTGCCGGTCGGAGGCACCCATCGGCAGGGCGGAGTCGCGCGCTCTGCCGGCGACGCCAGCCCATGGGACCGGCTGACGCTCCAGGAGGGCAACATCCTGCGCCTCATCGCCCAGGGCTACACCAACCGCGCTGCCGCGGCGCACCTGCGGGTCAGCGCCAAAACGGTGGAGAAGCATCGTGCCAACCTGATGCGCAAGCTCGGCTTGCGCGACGCGACGGCGCTCGCGGAATTCCTGCGCGAACGAGGTCTGCTCGACTCGCTCCATTGACCCGCTCGAGCGACCCGTTTCGGATCGCGGCGTCAGCCACTTCCTCCGGGCAGCGGCCAGACGATGCGGATGGTCGTGCCGCCGTTGCGCTGGGACTGCACCGTGGTTCGCCCGCCGGTCGCCTCGGCCCGGGCGCGAACCAGCCCCAAACCCATCCCTCCCGTCACCGACGCGCCGAACGCCGCCTCGGCGGCTGGCGCGTCGAAACCGATACCGTCGTCTTCGATGGTCAGGCTGATTCCATCCGGAGCCGCCTGCAGACGCAGATTCGCGTGGCGGGCATGGGCGTGGCGCACGACGTTGTCCAGCAGCTCCTCCACGATCCGGATCAGGTCGGTGTTGCGCAAGGCCGGAATCCGATCCTCCGGGACCGCCACCTCGCAAGACAACTGGAGTCCGGGTGCGGACGCTTCCGCCGCCCGGCACCCGGCCGACACGGCGTCGGCCAGCCCAAGATCCTCGAGATGACGGGAATGCAGCGCTTCCGAAAGCTGCCGCAGTCCGATCAGCACGTCGCGCAGGCGCCCGATGGCTTCCCGCAAGGGGGCCGCGCCGTCCGAGCCGATGCGCTGCGCCTGCCGCAGTCCTTCCTCCGCCGCATATTTGGCGGCCGCGACCACGGGCGCGATCTCGCCGTCGAGGGTGGCCGCCGCGTGCCGGCGCTGCGCATCCCAACGTCTCAGCACCGCATAGGTGGCCCGTTGCGCCCGCCGCACTTCTTCGGCGTCCGCCACGAGGCGGAGGCGGCGTTCGACCCAGAAAACGAGCGTCCCGCCCTCCTCGCTGCCGGCGCCCACCGTCATTTCCACCAGGGTCCGGCGCCCGCTCCGTCCGCGCAATGCAAGCTCGAACTGGTCCACCGCGCCGAAGCGTATGCGTGCAACCGCGACATCCGCGGCCGCACGCCATTCCTCCACCGCCAGATCCTGCAACGACCGTCCCTGCAGTTCCTGCGGCTGGAATCCCAGCATGGCCGCCGCCGTGGCACCCGCTTCGCGGATGCGTCCGTCGGCGTCGATCCGGACCGCCGTGCGTGGCAGCGCACCGATGCCGTCCGGCAATGGCGGGGCCGGACGATCGGTGTGCCGGGTTGGGAGCGGATCCATGCGGCCCTCCTCTTATTGACGGTTCATTGTTCCACCGCGGGATCGCCCCCATGATGAGGCTAGCAGGCTGTTGAAAAACGGCTGAGTGTGTCAGCGAAGTGGCTTGTCGAACGTTGAATAGTCATTGTCGATTCTCCAGTAGGACGGGACCAATGCGCGGTAGCGACGGGATGCAAGAGGCGTTGTTCTTGATGGCAAAGCTCGACGATTTCGTTCCGTCCGATCATCCGCTTCGTCCAATTCAGGGCATTGTGAACACAGCACTCGCCGGACTGAACGACTTGTTCAATGAGATGTACGCTGGTACCGGCCGTGCCTCGATTGCCCCCGAGAAACTGATGCGTGCGTTGCTGCTCCAGTTGTTCTATTCGGTTCGCAGCGAACGGCAGCTCATGGAGCAGATCCGATACAACCTGCTGTTCCGGTGGTTCGTGGGTCTGGCTATCGACGATCCGGTCTGGGACCACTCCGTTTTCTCGAAGAACCGCGACCGGTTGATCGAGCACGAGGCCGTCGAGAAGTTCTTCACCGAGGTGATGTCGCTGGCCGACAAGAACGGATTGCTCTCGAAGGATCATTTCTCGGTTGATGGAACTCTGGTGCAAGCGTGGGCGAGCCACAAGA
This genomic window from Burkholderiales bacterium GJ-E10 contains:
- a CDS encoding two component transcriptional regulator, LuxR family, coding for MHALRRRVLVCSGSAPLRASLCACLASQPDLEVVGSCAGSDEILRQADAQAPDVILVDLSPPGRWQAAILHRIRNGVPQGRILATTNCTADEMVRAVLRAEWDGFIAAQDPLDDLLRAVRDIPRGRKFVSSSLSAAWSADVPVGGTHRQGGVARSAGDASPWDRLTLQEGNILRLIAQGYTNRAAAAHLRVSAKTVEKHRANLMRKLGLRDATALAEFLRERGLLDSLH
- a CDS encoding sensory histidine kinase QseC, with protein sequence MHSSSEASPPAVPGWSLRRRLLVLTASVTAIAWLVGGTATFFVSRHISNTLFDHRLRDIAEELLTFADHEITELQEAGAGIVHVDGARTIGAHYHYQIWSPEGRLLLVSVHTGHAPFAPLHRLGFSTDLVRGVRSRIIVIVSDDGSKILEMAEPLSARSVYLVPDLPLLLIPLLFSLAVPLGFGAWMVRAATGSLDESALQLRQRSPDDLRPLPLAGLPLELTPIVAAINSLFSRIENALAVERSFTAAAAHELRTPLANIKIQAQVASLTRDEASRQRMLARLASSIDHTSHMVDQLLTMSRIDGLIALRAQAVRLQLDSVAAHVIDELRSSADRRSQTIIEEFDAADVEATEFGVAVLVRNLLDNAIRYTPVSGAIRVRTGTRDGRGFLTVEDSGPGIPEAQRQQVFERFFRLPNSGAEGCGIGLSIVRAVAEMHGAEIALAQSVLGGLQVTVEFPPVPAVASDVPAATGNPGDLPHS
- a CDS encoding putative two-component sensor histidine kinase transcription regulator protein, whose protein sequence is MDPLPTRHTDRPAPPLPDGIGALPRTAVRIDADGRIREAGATAAAMLGFQPQELQGRSLQDLAVEEWRAAADVAVARIRFGAVDQFELALRGRSGRRTLVEMTVGAGSEEGGTLVFWVERRLRLVADAEEVRRAQRATYAVLRRWDAQRRHAAATLDGEIAPVVAAAKYAAEEGLRQAQRIGSDGAAPLREAIGRLRDVLIGLRQLSEALHSRHLEDLGLADAVSAGCRAAEASAPGLQLSCEVAVPEDRIPALRNTDLIRIVEELLDNVVRHAHARHANLRLQAAPDGISLTIEDDGIGFDAPAAEAAFGASVTGGMGLGLVRARAEATGGRTTVQSQRNGGTTIRIVWPLPGGSG